The following coding sequences lie in one Calypte anna isolate BGI_N300 chromosome 7, bCalAnn1_v1.p, whole genome shotgun sequence genomic window:
- the CDCA7 gene encoding cell division cycle-associated protein 7: MAPPRPQRRGCSGRRNLTAFRNTKLIPMETSSSSDDSCDSFGSDNFANTKYKFRSDIREDLAKIFYEASDDESFCGFSENEIQDALKLESDAEENETSAESEVARRRQKCSVPLKVAMKFPPRRSERRKGEMEPLPEKLMPVPDSDSDSEENGALFLEKRALNIKENKAMLAKLMAELQNVSGIFAGRKSLPTVSNGPKRPPRRSLPRSALRRNPDRSSRPHTRSRSLIEGPPTSLPEEEDDPYILVRRRKMSDEYLEHEARTPRRGHRGAMAFPHVVRPVEQITEEELKNICGSARDKIYNRTMGSTCHQCRQKTTDTKTNCRNPDCVGVRGQFCGPCLRNRYGEDVRTALLDPTWRCPPCRGICNCSFCRQRDGRCATGVLVYLAKYHGYDNVHAYLKSLKQELEMED; encoded by the exons ATGGCTCCGCCGCGCCCGCAG CGCCGAGGTTGTTCAGGAAGGAGAAACCTCACAGCATTCCGAAATACGAAACTGATTCCTATGGAAACATCCTCATCCTCTGATGACAGTTGTGACAGTTTTGGGTCTGATAATTTTGCAAACACA AAATACAAGTTTAGGTCGGATATTAGAGAAGATTTGGCAAAAATTTTTTACGAAGCATCTGATGATGAATCCTTCTGTGgcttttcagaaaatgaaattcaagATGCACTG AAACTGGAGTCAGATGCAGAGGAGAATGAGACAAGTGCTGAAAGTGAGGTAGCTCGGAGAAGGCAGAAATGCTCTGTACCTCTAAAGGTAGCCATGAAGTTTCCACCTCGAAGatcagagagaaggaagggtgAGATGGAACCTCTTCCTGAAAAGCTGATGCCTGTTCCAGATTCAGACTCTGACTCTGAAGAAAATGGTGccctgtttttagaaaaaagagctttaaacataaaggaaaacaaggcaATG CTTGCAAAACTAATGGCTGAGTTGCAAAATGTTTCTGGTATCTTTGCTGGGAGAAAGTCATTGCCAACTGTCAGTAAT GGACCAAAGCGACCTCCAAGACGTTCATTGCCCAGAAGTGCTTTGAGGAGGAACCCAGACCGAAGTTCTCGGCCTCATACAAGATCCAGGTCCCTGATTGAAGGTCCTCCTACTTCTTTACCAGAAGAGGAAGATGACCCATACATCTTagtgagaagaagaaagatgtcTGATGAATACCTGGAG CATGAAGCCCGAACTCCCAGGAGGGGTCACCGTGGTGCCATGGCTTTTCCACACGTTGTGCGCCCAGTTGAGCAGATAACAGAGGAAgagttgaaaaatatttgtggttCTGCAAGAGATAAAATATATAACAGGACTATG GGATCCACCTGTCACCAGTGTCGCCAGAAAACCACAGACACCAAAACAAATTGCCGTAACCCGGACTGCGTGGGAGTGCGGGGCCAGTTCTGCGGGCCCTGCCTCCGCAATAGGTATGGGGAAGATGTCAGAACTGCCCTGCTGGACCCG ACCTGGAGGTGCCCACCTTGCCGTGGAATCTGCAACTGTAGCTTTTGCAGACAGCGAGATGGCCGATGTGCAACAGGTGTCCTGGTATATCTGGCCAAGTACCATGGCTATGACAACGTCCATGCTTACTTGAAAAG TCTGAAACAAGAACTTGAAATGGAAGACTGA